Within Spirochaeta isovalerica, the genomic segment GAGCGGAGAGAGTGGACCTCCTTGAGGAGTTCCCATCTCTGTTGGGGCAATTTCCCCATTTTCCAATTGAATACCGGCTCTCAGGTAACGGCCGATAAGTTTCAGGACACTTTTGTCCCTCACTTTCCCGGAAACTCTGTGCATCAGAATATCGTGGTTCACAGTATCAAAGAACTTTTCAAGATCCAAATCCACGACGTACTTATATCCCGATTTGACATAGCTGTTTACCTGTCTGACTGCTCCGTGAGCCGACCTTTCCGGTCTGAATCCGAAGCTGGAATCCGAAAAGTCCGGATCAAACAAAGGATTTAAAACCTGTGCAATGGCTTGCTGAATAACCCGATCTAAAATAGAAGGGATACCCAGCAATCTTTTACCGCCGGATTTCTTGGGTATCTCTACCCTTAAAACCGGAGAGGGTACGTAGTACCCCAAAAGCAAAGCTCGTTTGATTCTATTCCATCTGCTTTTGAGAAAGTCGGGAAACTCCTCGATAGTCATCCCATCGGCTCCCGGACTACCTCCGTTACTCTTTACCTGTTTCCAGGCTCTGTGCATGTTTTCAGAGGATAAAATCAAATCCATCATAGAATCGTTCAAGGCTGGTTTCTCCATGATTCGCCAAAAGTTATTTC encodes:
- the ltrA gene encoding group II intron reverse transcriptase/maturase; its protein translation is MNDSMMDLILSSENMHRAWKQVKSNGGSPGADGMTIEEFPDFLKSRWNRIKRALLLGYYVPSPVLRVEIPKKSGGKRLLGIPSILDRVIQQAIAQVLNPLFDPDFSDSSFGFRPERSAHGAVRQVNSYVKSGYKYVVDLDLEKFFDTVNHDILMHRVSGKVRDKSVLKLIGRYLRAGIQLENGEIAPTEMGTPQGGPLSPLLSNILLDRLDKYLEGRNVQFARYADDVIILTKRKCDADKLMREITVFLEKRLKLVVNQTKTKVAKIMECSFLGFTFKGKKIRWTDSSFEDFRYKLKHLTRRSWGVSMEYRIGKLNEYIRGWINYYGISQFYRP